Proteins encoded within one genomic window of Anastrepha ludens isolate Willacy chromosome 4, idAnaLude1.1, whole genome shotgun sequence:
- the LOC128860704 gene encoding uncharacterized protein LOC128860704, translated as MAVLERNGNLNIWWFPREFSQSRYGEFHHSGTNSCTLITLLLANMVAQKGRGFYCQRMQDLPPRAVEIFAEAINKGNSAYARLITGQAGHASAVSLQMSNNQNLNIPDALNVLKNQPHFRLKEWFFTHMQADPERETCRTIALRLLQTLNNGLQLFRRAGKPNEHFLFAAMISDNRTVLFIIEFPANIVTFFDSHQHGRDAGAVVAQCNFRDIFDMMNWFVTMNRDVYSSQPSIYEVSFLLPDPSGLPKPGKSEKFEVNSNTKSISLSKKIQKK; from the coding sequence ATGGCGGTCCTCGAGCGCAATGGCAACCTGAACATTTGGTGGTTCCCCAGGGAGTTCAGTCAGTCGCGCTACGGCGAATTCCATCACAGTGGCACCAATTCGTGTACTCTAATCACGCTTCTTCTGGCCAATATGGTCGCGCAAAAGGGACGTGGATTCTATTGCCAACGTATGCAGGATTTACCGCCGCGTGCTGTTGAAATATTCGCCGAAGCGATAAATAAAGGTAACAGCGCTTACGCTCGCCTCATCACCGGTCAAGCAGGCCATGCCAGTGCTGTGTCGTTACAAATGTCGAATAATCAAAATCTCAATATACCGGATGCTTTGAATGTACTGAAGAATCAACCCCATTTCCGTTTAAAGGAGTGGTTCTTCACGCACATGCAAGCCGATCCGGAACGTGAGACATGTCGCACAATTGCACTTCGACTGTTGCAGACGCTCAATAATGGTTTGCAATTATTTCGACGAGCAGGCAAGCCTAATGAGCATTTCCTTTTCGCCGCCATGATTTCTGACAATCGCACTGTCCTATTTATTATCGAATTTCCTGCCAACATTGTCACCTTCTTCGATTCGCATCAGCATGGGCGTGACGCGGGCGCAGTTGTGGCGCAATGTAACTTTCGTGATATTTTCGATATGATGAACTGGTTTGTGACTATGAATCGCGATGTTTACTCCAGCCAACCGAGCATTTATGAAGTCTCATTTCTCCTGCCCGATCCCTCTGGACTGCCAAAGCCAGGAAAGTCTGAGAAATTCGAAGTAAATAGCAACACCAAAAGTATATCTCTTAGcaagaaaatacaaaagaagtaa